The Streptomyces sp. NBC_01775 genome includes a region encoding these proteins:
- a CDS encoding tyrosine-type recombinase/integrase: MTSTFWACLPTLSGASVMFWSRYGGRVARHVVVGDLRVQQIERRDGRRSWTIVWPEGTVHAEADRFLRLHDGSGTQRTYAYLLVDHLRWLERECLAFAAVQLRDLERYMGLVGAEVRMLLGEPWRVGKRPYGHSALSTAAACLKGFYLYQSALGVNGDLGKKLDKSRLPSRVDRRRSFLGHVKSSLPTNPLAPKGPHRWHPKMLPDGARERLLETVNAARDRLVVTWLADGGLRIGELCGLHLVDLHLREKAACGECRAPHLHVCHRPGNPNRAEAKSKHPWRVEHGIVTGGLIKRVSPAMVHTYFEYVTTEYPRGAGHGMLLVQLHGADTGQPWAPVGARRMLGRAGKRAGLGTVKPHAFRHSFTSAVLDAADGNVLIARDAGGWASAAMVDEVYGHVDVHNSVFDAALRTVWGGTK, from the coding sequence GTGACCAGCACGTTCTGGGCTTGTTTACCGACCTTGTCCGGGGCGTCTGTCATGTTCTGGAGTCGGTACGGAGGACGAGTGGCACGGCATGTGGTGGTCGGGGACCTGAGGGTCCAGCAGATCGAGCGGAGGGACGGGCGGCGGTCGTGGACGATCGTGTGGCCCGAGGGGACAGTCCATGCGGAGGCGGATCGGTTCCTGCGTCTACATGACGGTTCGGGAACGCAGAGGACGTACGCGTATCTGCTGGTGGACCATCTGCGGTGGCTGGAGCGGGAGTGTCTGGCCTTCGCCGCAGTCCAACTGAGGGATTTGGAACGGTACATGGGCCTGGTAGGTGCAGAGGTCCGCATGCTGCTCGGCGAGCCGTGGCGGGTCGGCAAGCGCCCATACGGCCACTCCGCCCTGTCGACCGCGGCGGCTTGTCTGAAGGGCTTCTACCTGTATCAGTCCGCCCTCGGTGTGAACGGGGATCTCGGCAAGAAGCTCGATAAGTCGCGGTTGCCGTCGCGGGTGGACCGGCGCCGTTCGTTCCTCGGGCATGTGAAGTCGTCGCTGCCCACCAACCCGCTGGCGCCGAAGGGGCCTCATCGCTGGCATCCGAAAATGCTTCCGGACGGCGCCCGGGAGAGGCTGCTGGAGACGGTGAACGCCGCCCGGGACCGGCTGGTGGTCACCTGGCTCGCCGACGGGGGCTTGAGGATCGGTGAGCTGTGCGGACTGCACCTGGTTGACCTGCACCTGCGGGAGAAGGCGGCCTGCGGCGAGTGCCGCGCCCCTCACCTGCACGTCTGTCACCGGCCCGGCAATCCGAACCGGGCCGAGGCCAAGAGCAAGCACCCCTGGCGGGTCGAACACGGCATCGTGACCGGCGGCCTGATCAAGCGGGTCAGCCCCGCGATGGTGCATACCTACTTCGAGTACGTCACCACCGAGTACCCGCGCGGCGCCGGGCACGGCATGCTCCTGGTCCAGTTGCACGGCGCCGATACCGGACAACCGTGGGCGCCGGTCGGGGCCAGGCGGATGCTCGGACGGGCCGGGAAGCGCGCCGGACTCGGGACCGTGAAACCCCATGCCTTCCGGCACTCGTTTACTTCCGCGGTTCTCGACGCCGCCGACGGCAACGTGTTGATCGCCCGGGACGCCGGCGGCTGGGCGTCGGCCGCGATGGTGGATGAGGTCTATGGCCACGTCGATGTCCACAACTCGGTCTTCGACGCCGCCCTGCGCACGGTCTGGGGTGGGACAAAGTGA